DNA sequence from the Paenibacillus physcomitrellae genome:
AGCAATCTGGTGCCGTTTATCGGTGACGAATTTGGCGTCGATGCCGACGGCGAGGACTAGATCTGAGCCGGATAAGGCGACGTAAGCCGTTTTATGGGTACCGAATTTATCACTGTATAAATCGCTGAGCTGTGCGTTTCCACTAGAAAGAGCCTTTTTCATTGCGGGCTGTACTTCGATGGTTTCTTTGGCTTTCATTTCGGACTTACTGTCTGCGGCCAGTACGGTTGCCTGTTTGTCTTGAACCTGCACCAGATAGGCTGTTTCCAGATTAAACTCTTGAATCTTTTTGTCAAAATACGTCTGGACCGTATAAACGGAATTTTCGCTTCCTCCTTTGACCTGGCGGGCCTGAGAGTCATTGAGGTTTTTGTAGGTATCCTGAGCGCTCGTCCGAAGCACTTTATCGAACTGGGGCAGCACATTTTCATCAATGATCTTCATGGAGAAATAGTAAAAACTTAGACTGAAGAGAAGTGATGATAGGACAATAATGAGCGTAAATGTGACCATGAGTTTCCTGGAAATAGATTTCATTGAAAACATTCGGTTCTCTCCTTCTCAAAATAATGTGCTGGAAGTCCTAGGTCATTTTTCCGCAGAAAATGAGGATTTGGAGCAGCTTTTGTTTATTTTATAGTAAAAAAATCCAATTGGGAATGAAAAATTCTCATTTTTTCTACTTTTTCTGAATAAATAGCGTAAAACAAGTGAAACGTTTACAATCCATGTTATATAGTGATTTTTTAGTCCTAGTTTTTGGCAGGAGTTAACCTATTTGTTTGGGAGCTGACATTCGTCACGGCCATTCCTCCCTGACCAAATCCTCCGTTATATGAAACAGGCAGTCCCGTCAACGGAACTGCCTGTTGGTCTGAAATCAAAGTGTCTGTAGTTTGTGTGGCCAGTTACCTGGGCTTAACCGATAATGGTCAGTTCTTTTGGATAAGAGGTTAACACGCTGACACCTTGTTCGGTTACAAGCACATCATCCTCAATCCGAACGCCGCCTTTTCCAGGCAAATAAACGCCAGGCTCTACCGTGAACACGTTCCCTGCTTGAAGCAGGTCCTGATTCTCCCCGTGAACGGACGGATATTCGTGTACATCGATGCCGAGTCCATGACCGAGCCGGTGCAGGAAATAAGGGCCATAGCCGGCTTCGGAGATAACATCCCGTGCGGCTTTGTCAATGCTGCCGAAGCTGATTCCCGGTTTAATCGCTGCAATAGCAGCCTCATTGGCGGCCAGCACGGTATTGTACATGCGGGTCAGCTCGTCGGACAATCCGCCTACGGCAAAGGTCCGGGTAATGTCAGAAGCATAACCGGCAGCGTAGACGCCCATGTCAAACATCAGCAGGTCGCCTGGCTGAATCTGGCGCGTTCCTGGTACACCGTGCGGCAAGGCGGTTTTCTCACCGGACAGCACCATTGTATCAAAGGAAGGGCCTTCGGCGCCTGCCTTACGCATCAGGTATTCGATTTCGGCAACCATCTCATTCTCCGTCATACCGATCTGGACGCGGGATACCCCCTGCTTGAGCACCTCTTCAATCAGATTGACAGCATGCTGAAGTTTATGTACTTCTTCGGCTGATTTGATCACACGCATGCTTTGGAGCCAGTCCCCAATATTGCGGGCTTCCGTGAACGCCAGTTCTGCCTGCAGAGCTTCGTACCGCGTCACAGAAAGGTTGTTTTTCTCCAGGCCAATCACGCCGGTACTGCCTTTCAGCGCTTGTTTGAGCAGGGCATACGGGTTATCCGTATCTGTATGGGTGACGATCTGCTCCACATCGCTGGCCGCCCGGGCCGCCGCTTCGTCAAGCGCTGGAACGACCAGAAAAGGCTGCTCGCCCCGCTTGTAGACGGCGCCCAGAAACCGTTCATGCGGATTGCTGGCGAAGCCGGTTAAATAATAAACATGTTTGGGATCAGTGATCAGCAGCGTATCTATGCCCGCTTGGGACATGTGCTGATCCAAACGGGACCATTTTTCATTCATTATACAATTCCCCTTTTAGTTGGAAGCATGAGCCAGTTTCTCGATCGCTTCTTCCGGTTGTTGATCATAAACGCCTCCATGGTAACAAAGCACCCGGCGAATAGCAAGAGAGGTCAGTTTGGACATAGACTTTATAGCCAGCGGCA
Encoded proteins:
- a CDS encoding M24 family metallopeptidase, whose protein sequence is MNEKWSRLDQHMSQAGIDTLLITDPKHVYYLTGFASNPHERFLGAVYKRGEQPFLVVPALDEAAARAASDVEQIVTHTDTDNPYALLKQALKGSTGVIGLEKNNLSVTRYEALQAELAFTEARNIGDWLQSMRVIKSAEEVHKLQHAVNLIEEVLKQGVSRVQIGMTENEMVAEIEYLMRKAGAEGPSFDTMVLSGEKTALPHGVPGTRQIQPGDLLMFDMGVYAAGYASDITRTFAVGGLSDELTRMYNTVLAANEAAIAAIKPGISFGSIDKAARDVISEAGYGPYFLHRLGHGLGIDVHEYPSVHGENQDLLQAGNVFTVEPGVYLPGKGGVRIEDDVLVTEQGVSVLTSYPKELTIIG